In Paracoccus jeotgali, the following are encoded in one genomic region:
- the trmB gene encoding tRNA (guanine(46)-N(7))-methyltransferase TrmB: MSDHEFDPNPARRNFYGRRHGKTLRRSQKGYLAEDLGALRPRGVTMDDNPDRTPIDPGAIFGDARPLWLEIGFGGGEHMVHMAARYPQVGIIGCEPFINGVAMLVGKIRAAGVQNVSVHPGDARDLMDVLPDASIARAFLNYPDPWPKTRHHRRRFVTPEHLLPLHRVMAPGAEFRVATDIPSYVRQTLVELPKAGFELISHRAEAWPDWLSTRYEQKALREGRLPAYLSYRRV; this comes from the coding sequence ATGTCAGATCATGAATTCGACCCGAATCCCGCCCGCCGCAACTTTTACGGCCGCCGCCACGGCAAGACCCTGCGCCGCAGCCAAAAGGGCTATCTGGCCGAGGATCTGGGCGCGCTGCGTCCGCGCGGCGTGACCATGGACGACAACCCCGACCGCACGCCCATCGACCCCGGCGCGATCTTTGGCGATGCGCGGCCGCTCTGGCTCGAGATCGGCTTTGGCGGGGGCGAGCATATGGTCCATATGGCCGCCCGCTATCCGCAGGTCGGCATCATCGGCTGCGAGCCCTTCATCAACGGCGTCGCCATGCTGGTCGGCAAGATCCGGGCGGCGGGGGTGCAGAACGTCAGCGTCCATCCCGGCGATGCGCGCGATCTGATGGATGTGCTGCCCGATGCCAGCATCGCGCGGGCGTTTCTGAACTATCCTGACCCCTGGCCCAAGACCCGCCACCATCGCCGCCGCTTCGTTACGCCCGAGCATCTGCTGCCGCTGCACCGGGTCATGGCACCGGGGGCAGAGTTCCGGGTCGCGACCGACATTCCGTCCTATGTCCGGCAGACGCTGGTCGAGCTGCCCAAGGCCGGGTTCGAACTGATCAGCCACCGCGCCGAGGCTTGGCCCGACTGGCTGTCCACCCGCTATGAACAAAAAGCCCTGCGCGAGGGGCGGCTGCCGGCCTATCTCAGCTATCGTCGGGTCTGA
- a CDS encoding biotin--[acetyl-CoA-carboxylase] ligase: MSDLSPWPEGVARHVLPRCASTNAEALSHAARHPGPAWIVTHDQYQGRGRRGRDWAMPAGNFAGSLALRPAGDPAQAALYSFVAALAVADAIAAVAGPAARLALKWPNDVLLNGGKVAGILLESAGHGGAVSALAVGIGVNLAATPPADPDAPFAPVSVAAETGITITPEDFLDLLAPAFAAWEGRLLTEGFAPIRRAFLARAARLGETITARTGRVALVGRFDGIDEGGALLLTTPAGRQSVPAADVYF, encoded by the coding sequence TTGAGTGATCTGAGCCCCTGGCCCGAGGGCGTGGCGCGGCATGTCCTGCCGCGCTGCGCCTCGACCAATGCCGAGGCGCTGAGCCATGCCGCAAGGCATCCCGGCCCGGCCTGGATCGTCACCCATGACCAGTATCAGGGCCGGGGCCGCCGTGGCCGTGATTGGGCCATGCCGGCGGGCAATTTCGCCGGCTCGCTGGCGCTGAGGCCGGCGGGCGACCCGGCGCAGGCGGCGCTCTATTCCTTTGTCGCGGCGCTGGCCGTGGCCGATGCGATTGCCGCGGTCGCCGGGCCGGCGGCGCGGCTGGCGTTGAAATGGCCCAATGACGTGTTGCTGAACGGCGGCAAGGTGGCCGGCATCCTGCTGGAAAGCGCCGGACATGGCGGCGCGGTGTCCGCGCTGGCCGTGGGCATCGGTGTGAATCTGGCCGCCACCCCGCCAGCCGACCCGGACGCGCCCTTTGCCCCCGTCAGCGTCGCCGCCGAGACCGGCATCACCATCACGCCCGAGGATTTTCTGGACCTGCTCGCCCCCGCCTTCGCCGCGTGGGAGGGTCGGCTGCTGACCGAAGGCTTCGCCCCCATCCGCCGCGCCTTTCTGGCCCGCGCCGCGCGGCTGGGCGAGACCATCACCGCCCGCACCGGGCGCGTCGCGTTGGTCGGGCGTTTCGACGGCATCGACGAGGGCGGCGCCCTGCTTCTGACCACCCCGGCCGGACGCCAATCGGTGCCGGCCGCAGATGTGTATTTCTGA
- the nuoN gene encoding NADH-quinone oxidoreductase subunit NuoN, with amino-acid sequence MTSLDFTIIMPETVLAGFALLALLVGAYMGKDRIAGTLLWVTVAVFLALAAFIGLGRPAQGLAFYDMFIADGFALFCKIVILTSAAAILAMSAEYMERRNMLRFEFPILIALAVIGMMVMVSAGDLLTLYMGLELQSLSLYVIAAMRRDSVKSSEAGLKYFVLGSLSSGLLLYGVTLIYGFSGTTDFRGIIEVVQGGPQPVGLMFGMVFVIVGLAFKVSAVPFHMWTPDVYEGAPTPVTAFFATAPKVAAMALLARVLTDAFGRVPEDWGQILAVLALLSMFLGSIAGIAQTNIKRLMAYSSIAHMGFALVGLAAGTALGVQSMLLYMAIYAVMNVGVFAWIMSLERDGVPVTDLAGLHQFARDEPIKALAVLILFFSLAGVPPMLGFFAKFGVLNAAVDADMTWLAVSGVVASVIGAFYYLRIVYYMYFGAEIEPLGSRMSPASMGLLVASAAVMLLGSISMLGVDRAAGRAAEALLTVDDSPIRGAAVVAAADADPATPAVIVATPPATPARVE; translated from the coding sequence ATGACTTCGCTCGATTTCACGATCATCATGCCGGAAACCGTGCTGGCGGGCTTTGCCCTGCTGGCGCTTCTGGTCGGGGCCTATATGGGCAAGGACCGCATCGCGGGCACCTTGCTGTGGGTCACCGTCGCGGTGTTTCTGGCGCTGGCCGCCTTCATCGGTCTGGGCCGTCCCGCGCAGGGGCTCGCCTTCTACGACATGTTCATCGCAGACGGCTTCGCGCTGTTCTGCAAGATCGTGATCCTGACCTCGGCCGCCGCCATCCTCGCCATGAGCGCCGAATACATGGAGCGTCGCAACATGCTGCGCTTCGAGTTTCCGATCCTGATCGCGCTGGCGGTCATCGGGATGATGGTCATGGTCTCGGCCGGCGACCTGCTGACGCTGTATATGGGGCTCGAGCTGCAGTCGCTGTCGCTCTATGTCATCGCCGCCATGCGCCGGGATTCGGTCAAATCCTCGGAAGCGGGGCTGAAATATTTCGTGCTCGGCTCGCTCAGCTCGGGGCTGCTGCTGTATGGCGTGACGCTGATCTACGGCTTTTCCGGAACCACGGATTTCCGCGGCATCATCGAGGTGGTGCAGGGCGGGCCGCAGCCGGTCGGGCTGATGTTCGGCATGGTCTTCGTCATTGTGGGCCTCGCCTTCAAGGTCAGCGCGGTGCCGTTCCACATGTGGACCCCCGACGTCTATGAGGGCGCACCGACGCCCGTCACCGCCTTCTTTGCCACCGCGCCCAAGGTCGCCGCCATGGCGCTGCTGGCCCGCGTGCTGACCGATGCCTTTGGCCGCGTGCCCGAGGACTGGGGGCAGATCCTTGCGGTGCTGGCGCTGCTGTCGATGTTCCTCGGCTCGATCGCGGGTATCGCGCAGACCAACATCAAGCGGCTGATGGCCTATAGCTCGATCGCGCATATGGGTTTCGCGCTGGTCGGTCTGGCGGCGGGGACGGCGCTTGGCGTGCAGTCCATGCTGCTTTACATGGCGATCTATGCGGTGATGAATGTGGGCGTCTTCGCCTGGATCATGTCGCTGGAACGCGACGGGGTGCCGGTCACCGATCTGGCCGGGCTGCACCAGTTCGCGCGGGACGAGCCGATCAAGGCGCTGGCGGTGCTGATCCTGTTCTTCAGCCTCGCCGGCGTGCCGCCGATGCTGGGTTTCTTCGCCAAGTTCGGGGTGCTGAACGCCGCCGTCGATGCCGACATGACGTGGCTGGCGGTGTCGGGCGTGGTCGCCTCGGTCATCGGGGCGTTCTATTACCTTAGGATCGTCTACTACATGTATTTCGGGGCCGAGATCGAACCCTTGGGCAGCCGGATGAGCCCGGCCTCGATGGGTCTGCTGGTCGCCTCGGCGGCGGTGATGCTGCTGGGTTCGATCAGCATGCTGGGCGTTGACCGCGCCGCTGGCCGCGCGGCCGAGGCGCTGCTGACCGTGGACGACAGCCCGATCCGCGGCGCGGCCGTGGTCGCCGCCGCCGATGCCGATCCTGCCACCCCTGCCGTGATCGTGGCGACGCCGCCCGCCACCCCGGCACGCGTTGAGTGA
- the mazG gene encoding nucleoside triphosphate pyrophosphohydrolase — translation MPDSLSRPSAAAASDRNQTEIARLIEIMAALRDPATGCPWDIEQDFASISPYTIEEAYEVADAIQREAWDEFPGELGDLLLQVVFHAQMAQERQMFDFADVAARISDKLIDRHPHVFGPESRDKSAAQQVKDWETIKAAERAKRAERGVLDGVAMGLPALTRAVKLQNRAARVGFDWPGAADVLEKLAEETAELVEAREAADPAHLAEEFGDLLFVMANLARHLEIDPEEALRNANAKFTRRFQSIESALARQGKRPEDSDLAQMDALWNAAKAAERG, via the coding sequence ATGCCAGACAGCCTGTCCCGCCCCTCTGCCGCCGCCGCGTCCGACCGCAACCAGACCGAGATCGCGCGCCTGATCGAGATCATGGCCGCGCTGCGCGACCCGGCAACCGGCTGTCCCTGGGATATCGAACAGGATTTCGCCTCGATCTCTCCCTATACCATCGAAGAGGCCTACGAGGTCGCCGACGCCATCCAGCGCGAGGCCTGGGACGAGTTTCCGGGCGAGCTGGGCGATCTGCTGCTGCAGGTCGTCTTCCACGCGCAGATGGCGCAGGAACGGCAAATGTTCGATTTCGCCGATGTCGCGGCGCGGATTTCCGACAAGCTGATCGACCGCCATCCCCATGTCTTCGGCCCGGAGTCGCGTGACAAATCCGCCGCCCAGCAGGTCAAGGATTGGGAAACGATCAAGGCCGCCGAACGCGCCAAGCGAGCCGAACGCGGCGTGCTGGACGGGGTGGCGATGGGGCTGCCGGCGCTGACCCGCGCGGTCAAGCTGCAGAACCGCGCGGCGCGGGTCGGCTTCGACTGGCCCGGCGCGGCCGATGTGCTGGAGAAGCTGGCCGAGGAGACCGCCGAGCTGGTCGAGGCGCGCGAGGCCGCCGATCCCGCCCATCTGGCCGAGGAATTCGGCGATCTGCTGTTCGTCATGGCCAATCTGGCCCGGCATCTGGAGATCGACCCCGAAGAGGCGCTGCGTAACGCCAATGCCAAGTTTACCCGCCGCTTCCAGTCCATCGAATCCGCCCTTGCCCGGCAGGGCAAGCGCCCCGAGGATTCGGACCTGGCCCAGATGGACGCGCTGTGGAACGCCGCCAAGGCCGCCGAGCGCGGCTGA
- a CDS encoding type III pantothenate kinase, producing the protein MLLCIDTGNTNTIFSIWNGTKFVSHWRIATDHRRTADEYFVWLETLITLRHFEMDITACIISSTVPRVVFNLRVLCNRYFNTRPLVVGRPDCLLPAYPRVDAGVTVGPDRIVNTWAAHARHGGELIVVDFGTATTFDVSDEDGAYVGGVIAPGVNLSLEALHAGAASLPHVDVTKPDQVIGGNTIACIQSGIFWGYIGLVEGVIEKIRAERDRPMKVIATGGLAPLFEQGTDVFDSVEDDLTVQGLRLIYEFNKEAGNV; encoded by the coding sequence ATGCTGCTTTGTATCGACACCGGCAACACCAACACCATCTTCTCGATCTGGAACGGGACGAAATTCGTGTCCCATTGGCGCATCGCCACCGATCACCGGCGCACGGCGGACGAATATTTCGTCTGGCTTGAAACGCTGATCACCCTGCGCCATTTCGAGATGGACATCACCGCCTGCATCATCTCGTCCACGGTGCCGCGCGTCGTCTTCAACCTGCGGGTGCTGTGCAACCGCTATTTCAACACCCGGCCGCTGGTCGTGGGACGGCCCGACTGCCTGCTGCCCGCCTATCCCCGCGTCGATGCCGGGGTGACGGTGGGGCCGGACCGGATCGTCAACACCTGGGCCGCCCATGCCCGTCATGGCGGCGAGCTGATCGTCGTCGATTTCGGCACCGCGACCACCTTCGACGTCTCGGACGAGGACGGCGCCTATGTCGGCGGCGTCATCGCGCCCGGGGTCAACCTCTCGCTCGAGGCGCTGCATGCGGGCGCGGCCTCGCTGCCGCATGTCGATGTGACCAAGCCCGATCAGGTGATCGGCGGCAACACCATCGCCTGCATCCAGTCGGGGATCTTCTGGGGCTATATCGGCCTTGTGGAAGGCGTGATCGAGAAAATCAGGGCCGAGCGTGACCGGCCAATGAAAGTCATCGCAACCGGCGGCCTCGCGCCGCTGTTCGAGCAGGGCACCGACGTCTTCGACAGTGTCGAGGACGATCTGACGGTTCAAGGCCTGCGTCTTATTTATGAATTCAACAAGGAGGCGGGGAATGTCTGA
- a CDS encoding ribonuclease J, with protein sequence MSDRLIYMPLGGAGEIGMNAYVYGYGPAGKERLIVVDLGVTFGDMDSSPGIDLIMADIAWLEANRKRIDAIFITHGHEDHVGAIGLLWDRIGAPIYCRKFTGTLARLKLEERGVQTDALRIVEARPETVTAGPFKVQFVPISHSIPESSAMIIDSPAGRVVHSGDFKLDGTPVVGEAFDPQLWHEIAREGDGVKVLTCDSTNVFSTHPGRSESVLANPIMEFVVAQPQMVIATTFASNVARLKTLADAAVASGRKVCLLGRAMRKMVQAATETGILTQFPATISPEEAAELPRHKVMLIVTGSQGERRAATAQLSRGSYLGLRLAEGDSFLFSSRTIPGNESGVIRIMNQLSEMGVDVFDADDGIYHVSGHANRPDLEAVHDLLKPQILIPMHGEHMHLRAHAKLGTEKGIASVVATNGTMLDLTGSKPRVVDRIETGRLYLDGSVLIGAMDGVVRDRIRMALNGHAMVSVLVDEHDTPFPDAWVETMGLPEQGRSSAPLAQQVENELAEFLERADAKTVADDKKLEDAVRKITRQVTMEEIGKKPEVTVIISRLAP encoded by the coding sequence ATGTCTGACCGTCTGATTTACATGCCGCTTGGCGGCGCCGGTGAGATCGGCATGAATGCCTATGTGTATGGCTATGGCCCGGCCGGCAAGGAACGGCTGATCGTGGTCGATCTGGGGGTGACTTTCGGCGACATGGACAGCTCGCCCGGCATCGACCTGATCATGGCCGATATCGCCTGGCTCGAGGCCAATCGCAAACGCATCGACGCGATCTTCATCACCCACGGGCACGAGGATCACGTCGGCGCCATCGGCCTGCTGTGGGACCGGATCGGCGCGCCGATCTATTGCCGCAAGTTCACCGGCACGCTGGCGCGGCTCAAGCTCGAGGAACGCGGCGTCCAGACCGATGCGCTGCGGATCGTCGAGGCGCGGCCCGAAACCGTCACGGCCGGGCCGTTCAAGGTGCAGTTCGTGCCGATCAGCCACTCGATCCCGGAAAGCTCGGCGATGATCATCGACAGCCCGGCGGGCCGGGTCGTCCACAGCGGCGATTTCAAGCTGGACGGCACGCCGGTCGTGGGCGAGGCCTTCGACCCGCAATTGTGGCACGAGATCGCGCGCGAGGGCGATGGGGTCAAGGTTCTGACCTGCGATTCGACCAACGTGTTTTCCACCCATCCGGGCCGGTCCGAGTCGGTTCTGGCCAATCCGATCATGGAGTTCGTGGTCGCGCAGCCGCAGATGGTGATCGCCACGACCTTTGCCTCGAACGTGGCGCGGCTGAAGACGCTGGCGGATGCCGCCGTCGCCTCGGGGCGCAAGGTCTGTCTGCTGGGCCGCGCGATGCGCAAGATGGTGCAGGCGGCGACCGAAACCGGCATCCTGACGCAGTTTCCGGCCACCATCAGCCCGGAAGAGGCCGCCGAGCTGCCGCGTCACAAGGTCATGCTGATCGTCACCGGCAGCCAGGGCGAGCGCCGGGCCGCCACCGCGCAACTGTCGCGCGGCAGCTATCTGGGCCTGCGTCTGGCCGAAGGGGACAGCTTCCTCTTCAGCTCGCGCACCATCCCCGGCAATGAAAGCGGCGTGATCCGCATCATGAACCAGCTGTCCGAAATGGGCGTGGACGTGTTCGACGCCGATGACGGGATCTATCACGTCTCGGGCCACGCCAACCGGCCGGATCTCGAGGCGGTGCATGATCTCCTCAAGCCGCAGATCCTGATCCCGATGCATGGCGAGCACATGCATCTGCGCGCACATGCCAAGCTGGGCACGGAAAAGGGCATCGCCTCGGTCGTGGCGACCAATGGCACGATGCTGGACCTGACCGGCAGCAAGCCGCGCGTGGTTGACCGGATCGAGACCGGGCGGCTTTATCTGGATGGCTCGGTGCTGATTGGGGCGATGGACGGCGTCGTCCGCGACCGCATCCGCATGGCGCTGAACGGGCACGCCATGGTCAGCGTGCTGGTCGATGAGCATGACACCCCGTTCCCCGATGCCTGGGTCGAGACGATGGGCCTGCCCGAGCAGGGCCGGTCGTCCGCGCCCTTGGCCCAGCAGGTCGAGAACGAGCTGGCCGAGTTTCTGGAACGCGCCGACGCCAAGACCGTCGCCGACGACAAGAAGCTGGAGGACGCGGTCCGCAAGATCACCCGTCAGGTGACGATGGAAGAGATCGGCAAGAAGCCCGAGGTCACCGTCATCATCAGCCGTCTGGCACCCTGA
- the yajC gene encoding preprotein translocase subunit YajC, which translates to MFVSPAYAQAAGGAGGAGAIAQFIPLILIFVIMYFLILRPQQKRAREHRDMVAALKRGDQVVTNGGLIGKITDVKDEELTVEVAQGVKVRIVRGSVAQVVSTVKPVAANS; encoded by the coding sequence ATGTTCGTTTCCCCTGCCTATGCTCAAGCCGCCGGTGGTGCCGGTGGTGCCGGCGCGATTGCCCAGTTCATCCCGCTGATCCTGATCTTCGTCATCATGTATTTCCTGATTCTGCGCCCGCAGCAAAAGCGCGCGCGCGAACATCGGGACATGGTGGCGGCGCTGAAGCGGGGCGATCAGGTGGTCACCAATGGCGGGCTGATCGGCAAGATCACCGACGTCAAGGACGAGGAACTGACCGTCGAGGTCGCGCAGGGCGTCAAGGTGCGGATCGTGCGCGGTTCGGTCGCGCAGGTCGTCTCGACGGTCAAACCCGTCGCCGCCAACAGCTAA
- a CDS encoding SLC13 family permease, producing MMTPDQLLLFAIFAVVIVLMIWGRWRYDVVAFAGLVAGVLTGIVPSEQAFSGFSNPATVTVALILIVTAGLQRSGVVARLTRILSGAKRSVPVHIAIMGSVGAAISGFMNNVAALAILMPIDVQTARKAGRSASPTLMPLAFATILGGMTTLIGTPPNLLVSQFRAAETGTGFRMFQFLPVGGAVAVVGVLFIALIGWRLIPRHASDTSAAAGQVALRDYVAQLLLPQGSSAVGKTLGEIATDSESVTILAVEREGTRYYRTSRMIVLHEGDRLIIEAPPEAIEDFRLDLGLSYPPGPGDGQKSDREAEARSVALDTAGRMLVEAVVPLRSRLIGRRGDALYHGIEVDGILLGILREGQTLREKLNTKRIRHGDVLLLLLSENNMAKALDPRDLMPLEGSGTQVAKDSRLWAALLIFVAAIAATSFGLISMPIALGAVLVLYVVGGILSVEDIYDHVDWSIIVLLGAMIPLGMALETTGGSTLIARGLQSLTEGYPPWVALTLLMVATMTMSDVLNNNATTVLAAPVSIQLAAQIGVNPDAFLMGVAVAASCAFLTPIGHQNNTLIMGPGGYRFADYWRMGLPLEILVIASSVPLLLIVFPL from the coding sequence ATGATGACCCCCGATCAACTGCTGCTATTTGCCATCTTCGCGGTCGTGATCGTGCTGATGATCTGGGGGCGGTGGCGCTATGACGTGGTGGCCTTTGCCGGGCTGGTGGCCGGCGTGCTGACCGGCATCGTGCCCAGCGAACAGGCGTTTTCCGGCTTTTCCAACCCCGCCACCGTCACCGTCGCGCTGATCCTGATCGTGACGGCGGGGCTGCAGCGATCGGGCGTGGTGGCGCGGCTGACGCGCATCCTGTCGGGCGCGAAACGGTCGGTCCCGGTGCATATCGCGATCATGGGATCGGTGGGCGCGGCGATTTCGGGCTTCATGAACAACGTCGCGGCGCTGGCGATCCTGATGCCCATCGACGTGCAGACCGCGCGCAAGGCCGGGCGCAGCGCGTCGCCCACCCTGATGCCGCTGGCTTTCGCGACGATCCTGGGCGGCATGACCACGCTGATCGGGACGCCGCCGAACCTGCTCGTCTCGCAGTTCCGCGCGGCCGAGACCGGCACCGGGTTCCGCATGTTCCAGTTCCTGCCGGTCGGCGGCGCGGTGGCGGTGGTGGGGGTGCTGTTCATCGCGCTGATCGGCTGGCGGCTGATCCCGCGTCACGCTAGCGACACCAGCGCGGCCGCCGGGCAGGTCGCGCTGCGCGACTATGTGGCCCAGCTTTTGCTGCCGCAGGGCAGCAGCGCGGTCGGCAAGACCCTGGGCGAGATCGCCACCGATTCCGAGTCCGTCACCATCCTCGCCGTCGAGCGCGAGGGCACGCGCTATTACCGCACCTCACGGATGATCGTGCTGCATGAAGGCGACCGGCTGATCATCGAGGCCCCGCCCGAAGCGATCGAGGATTTCCGGCTGGACCTTGGCCTGTCCTACCCGCCCGGCCCCGGCGACGGCCAGAAATCCGATCGCGAGGCCGAGGCCCGCAGCGTCGCGCTGGATACCGCCGGGCGGATGCTGGTCGAGGCGGTGGTGCCGCTGCGCTCGCGCCTGATCGGGCGGCGCGGCGACGCGCTGTATCACGGGATCGAGGTCGACGGCATCCTGCTGGGCATCCTGCGCGAGGGTCAGACCCTGCGCGAAAAGCTGAACACCAAGCGCATCCGGCATGGCGACGTGCTGCTGCTGCTGCTGTCGGAAAACAACATGGCCAAGGCGCTGGACCCGCGCGACCTGATGCCGCTGGAAGGCAGCGGCACGCAGGTCGCCAAGGATTCGCGGCTGTGGGCGGCGCTGCTGATCTTTGTCGCCGCCATCGCCGCGACCAGCTTCGGGCTGATTTCCATGCCCATCGCGCTGGGTGCGGTGCTGGTCCTGTATGTCGTCGGCGGCATCCTGTCGGTCGAGGATATCTATGACCATGTCGACTGGTCGATCATCGTGCTGCTGGGCGCGATGATCCCGCTGGGCATGGCGCTGGAAACCACCGGCGGCTCGACGCTGATCGCCCGCGGCCTGCAATCGCTGACCGAGGGCTATCCGCCCTGGGTCGCGCTGACGCTGCTGATGGTGGCGACGATGACCATGTCGGACGTGCTGAACAACAACGCGACGACGGTGCTGGCGGCGCCGGTCTCGATCCAGCTGGCGGCACAGATCGGGGTGAACCCGGACGCGTTCCTGATGGGCGTGGCGGTGGCGGCGTCCTGCGCCTTCCTGACCCCCATCGGGCACCAGAACAACACGCTGATCATGGGGCCGGGCGGCTATCGCTTTGCCGATTACTGGCGCATGGGCCTGCCGCTCGAGATCCTCGTGATCGCAAGCTCGGTTCCGCTGCTGCTGATCGTCTTTCCGCTATAG